The DNA window GCAAATGAATGGCTCCAGATTCTTGTACTACACTTCATCAATTGGAACCACATCTTTTTGCACACATCATTGCAAGTATCAGAAATTAACTAATAGCTCTTCTAattctgtttctgaatttttttattagaattcATCTGATCTGGTATGAGGACTTTTCCAACTCAGGGAATTCAGAAAAATACTGGTGAGGAATTAACCATCAAATATATATCATTATGTCCTTCCATATGTCTGTGCATCCAAAGAGCCCACCCTATctaataaatcttttttcttaCCTGGGAATTTGGCTGGAATGCAGCATGGGGTGTTGAGTGTTTCTGCAAATTTTCTAGCATTAGAGCCTGGTATAGAGAATGGCAAAAGTCagaaacttgggggaaaaaacccaccaCTCCCCAATCTCTTCATTGAATGCAATGACTAACCATACACACTTAAACTGTACTCCTTTTCCAGGAACCTAAAAGCCCTTTACTAATACTGTTCTTACTCATCTTCAGAAGACCCTTAAAAGTAGCCATGGTTACTGCTCCCAAATGTACAAATGTAAAATGCAGGCACATGAAGAAAATGAGCGACCTGGCTATGTAATAAAATCAGTGACAGTGACAGAACCAGTACTACAATCTCTATTATCTTCTGCACTTCTGACTAATGTCCCTTCTAAATCTGGCCATGCAGGTAAAATGACTTCAAATGCTCAAGTCAGCTTCAAATACAGGAAACCAACATGGGGCTGCTGGTTTTGGCTTGACTGAATTACTTGGTCAGTTACCCAGGGCTAGATCTACTTGAGTGAATTCGTATTGTTTCCAACAGAGTGGCACCTAGATTTATCAAgtctataaaaatttcaaaaaggagGCTATAGAACAAAATGACCACAGACTCTAAACTGTGGCTGACCCAATCCACACACACGAAACCGTCAGCTCTGTACAGGCAGGCAACGGTCTGTCAATTTAACCATTGAGCCAACTCAGCCCTAATGGGGACTACACACCATGTATCCTAATTAACCCCAATTAAAACCATGACATCCTCACATTGCCTCCGTTTACACCAAATCTATACACACAAATCCATCCACCTCATGACGATCCCACCCTAAACTACTCAAATCGATTCAAAATCCCCAACATATAACAACCTGCCCCACCTCTCTCACCAATATTCACCAAACTCTTATCCACCTAAATTGCTTCTGGATAAATCATACACCCCTCTACAACCGAGTCCCTTCAAGTCAAGGTCTCTCTTCATCTCACCTCCTAATCTAATCAGGTAGGCGTTTTACCCTATCCCAATCCTATTCCTCCGGATACCGACACCAGCCCCATTAACCCCTCCGCCCAACTATACCCCTAACTCTGACCCAGCCCAATTCGCCCCCCTCAGGCCAGCAACGCCGGTGGTAGTGGTGGGATTTAACTCCTTCTGCAGCGCATGCGCCGAAACCACAGACACAAacaaggagggggtgggggaaggaggaaggagcttAAGACACTCCGGGAGAGTAGCGCGCACCCTCCCATTTTGGGCTCGCGCCGCTGCCGTTAAGGCGGGAACCGGCGCTGTCTCTATTCCAGCGCGAGCCTCACCAACCACCGTGCGCGCGGTTCCGGAGGCTCGCGCTGGCGGCCTGAGCGAGCTCGCGCGGAGCCCGGACACTGCGCCTGCGCCGCGGCAGAGACTCGTCTCTACCGGGTCCGCTCCCCTCCGACACCCCGGCAACGCCGTCTTCTCACCCCTTTGAGCCGCTTGACCAGGGCACTCTTCTGCCCGCTCTTGGCTAGGCCTCGCTGCTCCAGTGCGGCCTTCAGGTCGGTCACCCGCAGCGCCTGAAGAGGCTTCCCGTCCAGAGTCACCTCCTCCAGCTCCGCCATCTTGCGTGAGGTACTCGGGTCCGTCCCGACGGCTTCGGGCATCTTCGGTAATTTCCGCCAACGCCCTTCGAACGTACCGAGCTGACCCCGCCCACTGCCATAGTCAACCCCTCGATTACCACTCAGAACTCCTCGGGTTCCTCCGGAATTGCTTGGGTATTTCCGTCTCAACATCGGCACCAATCAGTTCTTCCCAtcctcccagcctcaccccctTCCTCACGCGGCCTTCAGAACTCGGTTATCTTCGTCTTACCGAGGCTTTGAATCGAATGTACTCGGAAGCCCTCGACTCTGGCCTAACCAAAATCGGAGTTAGTCGGCTATCTCCGAACCTAAGACTGAGGCGCTGAGGCGCTTGGGTTTTTGGGGCTGCTCCGGGACCGGAAGTGCGTGGGCTGCCGGGCTGGCCCTGCTTATGGTTTTCAGGAAACATGGAAGCGGCGGCGACAGTTGGGGTTTAAGCACTTTGTGACGGTCTCCAGGTGCCCtgtgagaggaaaggggaggtaAGCGGGGTAGAAGTCCCTCCCTGGGCCGGGTCAGACTCGGTGTTTGCGGGTTACCCTAGTTGGGCACACTTCCCGCTCTCCTACCGGTACAGCTGCCGCCTCCCGATATCTGAATCCCCGCCACTCCCATCTAAGGCTACGTTGCTCTTTGGGATCTTAGAATGCCAGGCTCCGTGGCCTCCAAAGTGGGCAAGTGGCGGCACCGTGTCTTTGGGCCCAGACTGTGAACCAATTCAAAATTATTGAACTTGAGTTTGCTGTGGAGGCCATGTCGCAAGACTAGGCAAAAGTTTCTCCTTTCCCCGAGTAAGAATAAAGTTCCTTTAGGAGGGATTGCTTCTTGGaggagctctgtgaaaaaggcAACCTCCCTGTACTGTTTGGGTACTGAACTGATGTTAATTGCTTACGGATTCTTCTCTTTGTCACTACAAATACTCCAACCTGCAGCAGAAGAAACACAAACAGTAAAATGGGTCATAGACAAGTAGTTTAAAGTTTTCATTGTTAGACATTCAAACTGTGGAACTCAAACTATTCAAGTCGACTGACCTTCCATTTGCATTACTGATGCAAATCAATGACAGGGCATCAATAGGTATTATATTATTAAACCTTAAGGAAAATGTTCAAAGACATAAATTGTCATACATCTCCCGCAGTATGATACTTGTTACACTCCTAAGTCATCAAACCAACTAGACTTTTTTCAGTCTTGAATAAACACGTagcttcttctattttttcctttctgtgttatCTTAATTTGGGTGAGGCACGCTCACTTACTTTGCTCTTTAATTTTTCCTGGTGCTTTAACAGGAAATATAAGGAAGTAATGGATGTTATGAAGCTCTTGGCATATCTCAGAGGCAATGTGCACATTACAAAGAAGACTTATCATATATGATTTTCACCATTGATAGCTCTGGAATTATTAGCAGCTAGGCCCTCACCAGCTGCATgtactagattaaaaaaatatgtaccttttttcattttaaggaagATGAGGTGGACCaacattatcatttttctttactCAACCTCGAACATAGAAGTAGGCCAGAGAGAGTGAACAAGAAATGTGTTGgttatttttagattctttaCAAGAATAATGGAGAGAAGCAGTGGTTGGGGAGGCTAATGGGTTTGAAAGGGAGGGAGGTTGGCAAATATGAAGTTATTTTGGGGTGACTTCTCTAAGGTAGTTGGAGAATAACCTATGTGAAGTACCCTGTTGTTTTCTTGTAAATTGAATTGGTGAAAAATAACTTTATCTGTAGATGGTGATTTTCGGTAAGATTCTTTGTTGGGAAGTTGTATTTTGGTTGCCCTATCTAGAGAGTATATAACAGTGCTTTTATGTTTCAGGATGCCACTGGAATCATCTTCCTCTTCGATGCCACTATCCTTCCCTACTCCCTTACCCTCAGTGCCAGACAGTATTACtaactcttccccacccccaatgtCTTACATCACTTCCCAGGAGATGAAGTGTATTCTTCACTGGTTTGCCAGTTGGTCAGGTCCCCAGCGTGAGCGTTTCCTACAGGACCTGGTAGCTAAGGCAGTGCCGGGAAAATTACAGCCACTGCTGGAAGGTCTGGAGCAGCTTAGTGTGTCTGGAGCAAACCGACCGCCTTGTATCTTTGAGTGTCAGCTACGTCTTTGGGATCAGTGGTTTCGAGGTTGGGCTGAGCAGGAGCGCAACGAATTTGTCAGGCAGCTGGAGGTCAGTGAGCCAGACTTCGTGGCAAAGTTTTACCAAGCAGTGGCTGCTACAGCTGGTAAAGATTGATGGACtttaaaatcaaagaagataATCGTATCTGATGGAGCTGCAACTTTACAGTGAGAACTTCAAATATGTCACTTAACAGTCTAGGGATGCTATCCTGATCAACTGACTGAACTTGTTGACCAGGACAGGCTTGGTTATTTCAACTTTAATAGCCTATCAACTGGACTCCCAGCAGAAATGTTTTCCATCTAAGTAAATTCAGATCAGTCAGCCTCCTAGCTTGCTCCTTTCTACATGTCAAACCCTCAAGAATTCAATGGCTTCTTTTGTGAGTATAACCAAAGGGAACCTACATATTATAACTCAAGCCTATTGCTGGCCCATGAGGCTATAAAGTAGAGCCTTCCTGCTCCAGAAACAGGAGAGAAGGACGATAAAAGGTCACGTTTTTATAGTTTAACTGGATTCAGATGGCTGATATCACCACTCTTACCAGATTCTGGCATAATTGTGTGACATCCCAACTATTAGCTTTCCTAGTGATGATTTTGTAAAAGTATGTAAAAATCAGGAGAGGGAGATAATTGTTACTCCTTCCATGCTGATGTTGGTTTGAATCCAAATAGCAATGGCTTTTTCTAAAGCATATTGTGATATCCTTGGAGCTGGTAACAAATATCTGTTCTGTAAGTTTGCCCTCCAATATGAAAACAAGTGACACTCTTTATAGgttgaagtgtttattttttgtatcaaAATAAAGAATCTTCAGAACCATAAGTCTCTGGAATTTTTTCATTACAAGGCTAGAATAGAGTTGGTATCTAGAGAAAGAGGCATTCTGGGAAAAGTATAGACTTTCCATCCAGTTGTCTTCCAAGAAATAATCTGCCCTATCTATCCTGTCATGTCACACCTCTCTTACTCCTTCAACTGGGCCCCTTGTTTCTTGGAGCTCTGGTGAATGGTGAGGGGCAGCTGGTGCCACCTGGAGAATAGCTCTTCTCTGATAGGCCATGGTTCCCAGTGCACCCACCAGGATAAGCAGTGTTAGGCAGAGTCCCATGGACAGCCCTAGATGAGTCATGGAGGAATTATGGTCCAAGGTAACCAGTGACCTAGGAACATAGAGGTAATATTTGGCTTGAAATAATGCTTAGGCTTAGGAGGTGAAGGGCTTCACTTTTATCATACAGAGCTCATGAAACTCTGCTTCATCCATTCAAGCTACACAGGAAATCAGGAATATAGATCCTGAAAGTAGGAAAAAGACCAAGATCCAAGTCTCCTAGCAACTTAAATTGTTGGAAAGAGACCTAACCTGGCAGTGAGGTGTTGGCAGTTAGACTATGGTGTTTAGGTAACTAGACATAGTAGCCTGTTAGTACTTTAGGGAGGAAGAGGACTAGGATCCCTATGTCCTACAGATGGGGAACTCCATCATTGTGGAGGGAAAGGTGTCGCATAGTGCTAGGTCTGAGGTGATCCCACTCGTTTTCCAAAATAAGCCTAAGACACACATGAGTGCTTACTGCAATTTCAAACATCTGGACTCCAGGAATTTGAAAGAAAGCTACTTGGAATATTGTCTTACTTGATGTGTTCTGTGGTAAAGCTGGCTCCTCCATAATATACTTCCAGGGGCTTCTTGTGGAGACTCAGGGTCAGGGCCCTGTGCAGCATACCAACTGAAGGCCCGTGGCAGCCAGAGGACTTCCACATGTACACAGTGAACACCAGTCCAGTGGTAGTGGAGGGGCTGTGGAAATAGCACCTACAGGGACATTTGGATCTCTTAAGGGAGATAGAGTCCCTGGAAGAGTATATCTCCTGAAACAGGTGCAGGCTTAGGAATGGCACAAAGTTTTCAGAGGAGAGTGGTGAAGTAACCAACTTAGGCAGTCTCCCTGGCCCACTGTGTACATCCTCAGTCTGAACTGTCCCTTTACCTGCCAGTGTGGCCTCTGCTCACCAGAGCCTGTAGTACTGCTTCAGTCAGCTCTTCTAGCATTTCTTTCCCCACAGAGTGGCCTGGGGGCCCAGCTAATTGTAAAGACAGATGGAATAACAGGTCTTGGGTGGCAAGACTCACAGGTGGGGAAGTAACAGCACTGGTACCTTCATTTGTTTGACACAGCCGACCCCGGGGACAGAAGAGAAGACCATAGTACCCAGGTATCTGTAAGGAAATACATAGCAGGGTATAGTTATTACCTCAATTGTTTGCTCAAGCCTTTCTAAGGAAATTGTACAATCTAGATCAGAGTCACAGACTCGGTGGGTActtagagaaaaatgaatgaacatctAAATGTACTAACTACCATACAAGCATTGTCAAACTTCCTTTTGCCAAGGGGCTCTGTAGCTTTTCACTTATGATACCCACCTGAATAGCCTTTCCAGGAAGGCATGAGGCCCAGGGTGACCCCTCTACCTGCACGTTGTATGCTCCCCTTTCTGTGCATTGATGTAAGTAGCAGCGGCCAGTGAACTCTGCTTCCTTCAGGTGTGGGATCTGAGAGGGATGCCTGGTCTCGTCCCCACGGAGCAGTTGTGAAGTGAGGTTGGCAAGGAAGCAACGACTCTGGGAATGGTAAATTTCCCCGTGGGGGTTGTCTGCCCCAGGTGGGAatccattttccttcttccagCATTCACTCTGAAAGGCGGGACAGGAGGCAGAATAGTGTTTGCCTAGATGCCTTAGACGTTGACTCCTCTCCGGGCCCACTCActtccattctctcttctccagtCGTCTCACCCCATTGGCCAGGGGCTTGTACATGCGGCAGCCTTCCAGCATGGGGTCTGAGGAACAGCTCCCCTTGTCCAGGTGCAGGTAGTGGCAGCCCAGTCCGCTGTGTGGAAGGGATGGCAGCTGACACCAGGGTCCCCGACAGCCATACAGCCCCTCAACCACTCAGCACACACACCTGCCAGTACAGAAGAAGTCTGAGGAGCCAGCCCCACATGTGGTCACCAGGCCAAATTCCAGGCCAGATCCTGCTTgagaggtgggaagagaaagagcccTCAGAACAAGTGAAGCCCCCAACACCCCTCAGCGCTGGCTGTGCTTATGCTTCAGCTACATGTCTGCAGCAGATAACCCCTTCCaacctctctcactgcccccaaGCTGACTCAGGTGGTGAGGGCCCCTATGCGATTCTCCTTTGTTCTCACCCCGGCCCCACAACAGCTCCTCTGCAGCACTGTGGTTGACTTGGTACCAGCCTGAATCTTTGAAGGCAGCAAGAGTGACGGGATCAAGTCGAGTGCGCCGGGCACCATCGAAGGTAGCGGTCATTACAGAACCCTGGAGCAGTCGGGCCTCCCAGTGTGAAGACAAAGTGCCCTAGGGAGGAGGTAGCCCGTTGCCACCTGATGACCCCCTCTTCCTTCCAGCACCCCGAGGTGTTCTCAGTCTCACCTCTTCTTCCAAGGGAACACCCAGTGAAGCCCCTAGCACTCCCAAGTGTTTGGCCAGGCTGTGGCTAACAGCTGGGGTAGTGAGAAGCAGCTGTCCCCACTCATCACGCCTTGTGACTTGTGGCCTTGTAGAACAGTTCTCTGGAACTGAGCACAGAAAGTGAAGGAGGCAATATGAGAGGAAAACTCAGAAAGGGTGGAGCAGAAATGGAGGGAAGGAGTTGGTGGGATGGTAGTGATCCCCTCTCTTTGACATTGTGGGAAGGCTGACTCTCACTCCTCTCATTTACCACCGGGTCCTGAGGGGCAATCCCGCCACTTCTTGAAGAGCTGTCCAGAGAAACCCAGAGCATGGAGCAATTCATGTAGTGTGGCCTAAGGACAAATGACCGCACGGTGAGGGGGACTGGGTGTGGAGCAGACTGACCGGCCATTCCATAGCCCCTCTGCCCAATCAGCTCTTCTTAGAGTCTGAGGCACCTTCTCCTCCAACCTTAATAGATTCTTCCACTTCATGGGAAGCTGAGTGACCTGTCCCCTATCCCCAACCTGTTTGCATCTTCCTATTCATCATGCAGCAATCACCGTGATGATGTCACTAtggctgaggctggggctggcAAGATGTTGGGCACAGTAGACAATGGTACCAGCAAGGGGCCTGTCTTCTGAGTCCAGCTGGCAGCAGGCAGCATAGGCTATGATAGAAGGCTGCGGATGGGCCAGGACAAGGTAGCGGTGGAAAGCAGGGATGCGGGGGAACACAGAAGAAATCTTTCTGAAAATAGACACCCACGGAACTCAGCAGGGATGGTCCCAAGGGATTACTTGAAGGGGTTTAGCTCCCACCCAAACTTCATCAACATGACCCAAGTTACCTCAAATGAGcacaacttttaataaaaattgcttttatgctccctccccctccccaggataTTTAAGACtaggagagacagaacacagaaaaGGACTCGATTTGGGCCTCACCTCTCCATGGCACTTGGAAGTGTGGGCAATCCGCACATACAGGAGAAAATCAGTGTTTTGGACCCCAGGCCCATCTGGCTGGACAAGTTGTGGGGGACCCTGCTCTGGCCACAGTGCATAACCACGGAGATGGGCGTCAGGGATCTGGCAGGGAGTAGAATGTAGCATCTAGTTTAGCAGATGAGGACAATAGGAAACTGGGTACTAGGAGTGAGGAGTGTGGACAGTCTCTGTCTTTAGTCTGCCTTAGTGTTATGTAGGTAGCTGGTCAGAATAGGGACTCCTGCCAccttccctccccatctctgATTTTGTAAATTGCCAGGGTGAGAAGgggctcaggaatctgcatttatTAGGAAGGACATTAAACAATTTTGGTGCTAATAATGGTCTTGGAGAAGTCTAGGCAGGCTAGAGATCTTCAGATCCCCAAATCTCACCTTTACTCCCAGGCAACTCTCTCCTTTGTACCCTGGGTTCAAGAGGCTGCACCTGCCAAGAATGAATACCTGTAGGTGAGCTGGAGACATTTCTGTGTACCGCCGAAGAGGCACCATGTACATCTCAATTACATGAACTCACCTGTGGTAGTTTGGGGTGTCTGGGTCTCCCCAGACAGCATGGCAGTACTGTGCAGGGTCTCGACTCAGAAGCAGGGGTCCTTGCACTGGAGggacttaaaaagacaaaaagtcgATTTCACCTCAACATCTTTAGAGTTCCTTTTTGCTGGTTGTCTTCCTCCATAGCCCTCTGACCCTCAGCCCTCCCTGACTACCTTTGGTTTCCCTACTTACCTGCAAGGACACCCTGGAGTCTCCTAGCAGCCTGTCTGGCAGCCACCAGGGCATGAAATACTCCTCTCCTTCCGGCTCCCTCAGTATCCCAAGCTCCATCTGATACAGGATCTCTGATATAGCAGGTTCGGATTCTCAGGGGCTGAGGATCACGAGAGCCAGGGTGGGTGAAGGAAGCAGAGCGGAAGTCTGGGGCAAGTTGGGAGAGAGGGGGCCTGAGCAGGCTCACAGACTTCTGTGTCTCATCGTGTAGGCATCTGCTTGCAGCAATCCCCAGGAACAGCAGCAACAACATCTCACAAGTGGTCCTCCCTAATGTGCCCTGGGTCCTGtcttctgctcctctctcttccttgcctcGCTTACTTCTGGCTGCCCTCTCTTTACTGTCTCTCTCCATACCCTCTCCACCactcttgcttattttttttttaagattcgaGTCTCGTTGACTAAATCTATAGTTACCCCCAGGAGGTCGGATGTGAAGCACAAGGATCAAAGctgcgcccccccaccccccatgccagAGTGgagagctggggggcggggcagtgTTATTCCTAAAGCCTCAACTGATCTTTCCAAACAGGAGCCTGTGCCATCTGGGAACCCCTCCAAACCCTCTTTCATCTCTCATACTAATTTCCCTGCCTTTCTGAGTGGACAACCTTGGAACCTTCCTAGAACTAAAAAGTTGGTGTTAATATAAGcgtgtatgtggggggggggggaggggcactctGTGCTTCACAGATGCCTACTTACCTCATTGGAGATGGGCAAACAAGGCTTCTGCATGGCACTACCCCCGGTATCAGAACTGGGTGGACTCTAACCTGACTGCAAGACTTTTAGGCGTCACCCCCATCTGTATagggcacttagtaggtgctcaacaaacacATGTTGGTTGACTGACACCTCCTAGGAGAGGCTGTTGTGTTAGCTCTGTGAGGCTTCACAGATAGGCATGCTGCGGGGGAAAGTCAACTCTTACAGTGGACATTAAAAGAAGATGTTCAAAGATGTTCTCACCCAGCTCTTGGAAGTCCCTCTGTTTTCTTTGCTCACACTGTGTTTTCACATCctgttcccccccccaccccctcccgctcTCCTTTCCTGCCTGCCTGGCTAATTCCTACCTCCCCTATAATTACTTCGGGAAGCTTTCCTTACTTAACACCTCCTGCCCAAATTCCACTCttgctctggggaggggaggaggcccaCTTCACAGAaggcctccccttccctctccttctatAATTGTTGGCTTAGCGGCACTCCCTCCGCATCCTGCACTCCTTCAAGGTAAGCCTGCTTCCTGGCTGGCTTTGTAGTCACAGCACTCGGCACAGTCCCGAGGGCCTAGTCATCCGTCTGTGTTGTGGATGAAGGAACAGAACCTAACCCCATTGTTTAACTTTTGAAGAAACAGGTCAGGGGTGAAATGACATAAAGCAACACTGCTAATTCCTGACAGGATGAGAGTTTCCAGAAGGGCCGCTGACTTCCTAGGGAGGCTGGATTTGATACTTTGACACGCCACAGCTGTGGCTGGAAAGGTGATTACAAGGGAGGCAGCCAAACGCTGGAGCCAAACCAACTCTGCCACTTTCTGCCTATGCAGCTTTGGCCCAGTGCCTCCGTGTTCCCATCTGCAAAAGGGGGGTGATTATACTTACCTGACAAGGCTGCTCTGAGGAGAAAGCAAAGATTTGTAAAGTGCTGAGAACAGTGTCCATGCTCATGGTAAATACGAAGTCACGTCAACAGTACATATTCCACAGACACTTCCAACTCAGTGGAGAGCTGTTCTGTTCTTATCAACATGTGTACAAATCTTTAGGGgactcttgttctttttctaagacAAACCCTATTCTGCACGTTATCAGACTCCCTCTTTTTCCTGGCAGGGCAGCCTATTTGGGGAACACCCTTGTGGTGAGGCTTGGGGCAAGGGAGTCCAGGTCTGTGTGGCTTTCCGTTTTCCGTCCCCTCCGCAGCCGCTCCTGATGCTTTGCTGCCCCCTTATGGCCGCGCAGAGGAGGGGCACCCCCACCAGGGCCGGGGGTCAGGCTAACTTCTTCACACACGCATGCAGAACTTCGTACTTTCCAGCagaaacagcacaagaaacaCCTCATGTTTCTTCTGCTGGAATACCTCTGTCCTGCCTTTGCCTGGCAAATTCCTCACCATCCTCCTAGAGCCAGCTCAGAGGGTATCCGCCTGCTGAGTTTTTTCTTTACTCCCCCAGGCAGAGGTGGTTTGCATAGCCCCTGTTCTCCAATAGCAGCTCTTGTGCATCTAGCACTTATTATATTCTCTTgacatttatttctgtgcttGTTCCCCTGCTAGACTGTGGGCAGGGGCTGAGTCTGATTTCGCCTGTGCCTCTTTGAAGAGGTGTGAAGTCGGCACAGAGGGATAATGGAGGTGGGAAGGTGgctgggaggaaagagaggaggaaaggagagagggtgagaatAACAGTCATTGGAGCATTCCCTTTGTGCCCAGACACCTTCCAAGTACTTTAGACTCACACATTCCTTTTGGCAACCTTCCAGGGTACGTATTATTATAAATACCCCAATTTTACAACCGAGGCATGGCAAAATTAGGCAAAGTGAGTAGGTGGTGAGTGTGGGGTTTAACCCAAAATGCAATAGTGTTCTCAAGGGCATAGCATGATCGTGATCGATTGGAGGGGCAGGATGAGAAAGAGGGGGCAAGGACAATAGGTGGAGATTGGAGGGAAGCAGCATAAGAAGAGGCTGAGGCAtgggagagggtggggcagaTCCCAGAGGGGAAGAGGTGAGAAGAGGGTGCAGAGGGAGGAAATTAGAGACTGGGAGGGACGTGCTGAGGAGgaatgggaggaagggaaggccagCTAGGACGAGGGCAGGGTGTGGGAGAGGATGGGACTGAACAGAGGatgccttggtggtggtggtgcctgTGTGGATGCTCTGTCCAGCACACTGACCTCTCAGTTCCTTCACTCTCCCATCTCTAACATTCTCCATTCCACCCTCACAAGCCACTCCCGGGAGCCTTATCATCACCAGAAACTGCAGCACCTATGAAATAACTGAATCAAACATCGTGCTGTCTGATATGATCTCCTTTCCTTATGGTTTGTTTGCTCAAGTAGGCTTACTGCAGCTGTTCTAGGGGCTCATGGAAGGACCGCTGGCCCTTCCTGTCTTTTCATCTTCAGCCTTGGGTTCCATGCTCATTACTAAATCCCTCCTTCgaaagtacccccccccccccttcactgTCTATCCTGTCCATCCTGCCTCCCAACATTTGACTTCTCTACCCTGGCCCCCAGAAGCTAAGGACCACAGAGGGAAATCACCCAGGAGAACAGTCTGTTGTCACTCCATTGTCATCATTGACTTCAGTGGAGGCATGCTCTCCAGTCAGAAATCTCAGTCCTCCTTCCTCTCATCACCTGAGGTCTTACACCTTGAAGCCTGCTTCTCAGAGCCTCCTGCTTCATCACTGACACTCACCTCTTCTCATGGTGAAAACAGACAGAACTGGCCACAGCCTGCTACATCCTACCTGTGCCTGTATCTGTGTCTGCTGCTGTCCCgctgtctcttctttctccttagaGGAGAGGAAATGTCCACCTCCCTTGGGAGGTGGttcctgcctctgatgctctggATCCCATCAGAGGGAGGTCTGGTCTCAGCCCCTCTCTGACTTGGTCTGTCCCCCAGCCACTGTCAGTGACCAGGAAGGGCCTGCCTGGGGCCTTGGCATACATTTCCCATCTGCTGGGAACCCCTGCTCTTTGCCAGACCAACTCCTCACCTTTTAGAGATATCTGCATGTTACTTCCTTGAAGAAGCCTTGCCTGACCTTCACCTTTAAGTCAGGTGCCCTTGTTAACATCCGTCCCAGTTGCCCCTTTACTTTTGCCACATAGCACTGCCCATTTAGAATTATCAATTTATTTGTGATGTTATGTCTGGCCCCCTCATGAatctgtaagctccatgagggcagggactattCTCTTTGTGTATCCTGTAGCTTCTAGAACAAGCAAAGTGCCCAGCCTGGAGTAGGTGTTATAAGTATTCTTTGagcaaatgaatacatgaatgggTGTGATGCGAAGACAGGAGGGAtgtgagggggaaggaaggatggggatGGGAGGTGAAGAGAGCAGATGGCCAGTGCA is part of the Neofelis nebulosa isolate mNeoNeb1 chromosome 7, mNeoNeb1.pri, whole genome shotgun sequence genome and encodes:
- the C7H14orf119 gene encoding uncharacterized protein C14orf119 homolog, whose translation is MPLESSSSSMPLSFPTPLPSVPDSITNSSPPPMSYITSQEMKCILHWFASWSGPQRERFLQDLVAKAVPGKLQPLLEGLEQLSVSGANRPPCIFECQLRLWDQWFRGWAEQERNEFVRQLEVSEPDFVAKFYQAVAATAGKD
- the CIROP gene encoding ciliated left-right organizer metallopeptidase, which codes for MLLLLFLGIAASRCLHDETQKSVSLLRPPLSQLAPDFRSASFTHPGSRDPQPLRIRTCYIRDPVSDGAWDTEGAGRRGVFHALVAARQAARRLQGVLAVPPVQGPLLLSRDPAQYCHAVWGDPDTPNYHRCSLLNPGYKGESCLGVKIPDAHLRGYALWPEQGPPQLVQPDGPGVQNTDFLLYVRIAHTSKCHGEPSIIAYAACCQLDSEDRPLAGTIVYCAQHLASPSLSHSDIITATLHELLHALGFSGQLFKKWRDCPSGPGVPENCSTRPQVTRRDEWGQLLLTTPAVSHSLAKHLGVLGASLGVPLEEEGTLSSHWEARLLQGSVMTATFDGARRTRLDPVTLAAFKDSGWYQVNHSAAEELLWGRGSGLEFGLVTTCGAGSSDFFCTGSGLGCHYLHLDKGSCSSDPMLEGCRMYKPLANGSECWKKENGFPPGADNPHGEIYHSQSRCFLANLTSQLLRGDETRHPSQIPHLKEAEFTGRCYLHQCTERGAYNVQVEGSPWASCLPGKAIQIPGYYGLLFCPRGRLCQTNEGTSAVTSPPVSLATQDLLFHLSLQLAGPPGHSVGKEMLEELTEAVLQALVSRGHTGRCYFHSPSTTTGLVFTVYMWKSSGCHGPSVGMLHRALTLSLHKKPLEVYYGGASFTTEHIKSLVTLDHNSSMTHLGLSMGLCLTLLILVGALGTMAYQRRAILQVAPAAPHHSPELQETRGPVEGVREV